From a single Rhabdothermincola sediminis genomic region:
- a CDS encoding NADH-quinone oxidoreductase subunit C: MAEESEQALTAEQAEQLEHPTEPATLYGMPVTTAFGDQVLHVDRSRYLDLVRALHDDGFVVCVDLTAADYLTHPGRSDLPAGVVPERFEVIVNLLDPRRRRRIRVRCQVPADDPVLPSLWDLYPGTEAPEREVFDLFGITFDGHPDLTRILMPEDWIGHPLRKDYESGRIPVQFKGAPSNR, from the coding sequence GTGGCCGAGGAGTCCGAACAGGCCCTGACGGCTGAGCAGGCCGAGCAGCTCGAGCATCCGACCGAGCCGGCGACCCTCTACGGGATGCCGGTCACGACCGCGTTCGGCGATCAGGTGCTGCACGTCGATCGGTCCCGGTACCTCGATCTCGTCAGGGCGCTGCACGACGACGGCTTCGTGGTCTGTGTGGATCTCACCGCAGCCGACTACCTCACCCACCCCGGGCGCTCGGACCTGCCCGCCGGCGTGGTCCCGGAGCGCTTCGAGGTGATCGTGAACCTCCTCGACCCCCGGAGACGGCGCCGCATCCGCGTGCGCTGCCAGGTTCCGGCCGACGATCCGGTGCTACCCAGCCTGTGGGACCTCTATCCGGGTACCGAGGCTCCGGAGCGTGAAGTCTTCGACCTTTTCGGCATCACCTTCGACGGCCACCCTGACCTGACTCGCATCCTCATGCCCGAGGACTGGATCGGTCATCCGCTTCGCAAGGACTACGAGTCCGGTCGCATCCCCGTCCAGTTCAAAGGCGCACCCTCGAACCGTTGA
- a CDS encoding NADH-quinone oxidoreductase subunit NuoE family protein, which produces MARLSPENEAIAREILSRYPRRRSALIPLLHLAQEQDGYLAEDAMEHVAQLVGCTPAQVLGTASFYEMFKLEPVGRYVVNICTDIACMLLGADELLHHAEEQLGVRAGQTTADGAITLEGVTCIAACTEAPCLQVNYRYRYRMTPEAFDQLCDDLRAGRAEDVPPHGTLATVRQRIPADRAAGPADPSSGAEPAWMKGASTGGAA; this is translated from the coding sequence ATGGCACGGCTGTCCCCGGAGAACGAGGCGATCGCCCGGGAGATCCTCTCCCGGTACCCGCGGCGACGGTCCGCGCTGATCCCGTTGCTCCACTTGGCTCAGGAGCAGGACGGTTACCTGGCGGAGGACGCCATGGAGCACGTCGCGCAGCTCGTGGGCTGCACGCCCGCGCAGGTGCTCGGAACGGCCAGCTTCTACGAGATGTTCAAGCTCGAGCCGGTGGGGCGTTACGTGGTGAACATCTGCACCGACATCGCTTGCATGCTGCTCGGCGCCGATGAGCTGCTCCACCATGCCGAGGAGCAGCTCGGCGTCCGGGCGGGTCAGACCACCGCCGACGGTGCCATCACCCTCGAGGGGGTCACCTGCATCGCCGCGTGCACCGAGGCTCCGTGTCTCCAGGTCAACTACCGCTACCGCTACCGGATGACCCCGGAGGCCTTCGACCAGCTCTGTGACGACCTGCGAGCGGGGCGAGCCGAGGACGTGCCACCGCACGGCACGCTGGCCACCGTCCGCCAGCGCATCCCCGCCGATCGAGCGGCTGGCCCGGCCGATCCGTCGAGCGGTGCCGAGCCCGCCTGGATGAAGGGCGCCTCGACCGGGGGAGCGGCGTGA
- a CDS encoding NADH-quinone oxidoreductase subunit D, which yields MAAAAERLREQGAVLRLSEADAAAHAELERAPEDETMIINMGPQHPSTHGVLRLMLELQGETVLRCKPVIGYLHTGMEWTGEELTYLQGPTNVTRMDYASPLFNELVFSMCVEKLLGIEVPPRAVWIRMLMTELNRIASHLLFLATNGMDLGAVSMMLYGWREREEVLRFFQTVTGLRMNHNYIRPGGVAADLPSGWRDGVLRLLEMIPPRLEEYDTLMTGQPIWRERLQGVGVITAEECLALGVTGPILRSTGYAWDLRRDMPYLAYDEVDFDVVVGTFGDSFDRYAIRLNEIRESIRIVHQVLDRMPGGDYRIQDKKVTPPPRARIDESMEALIHHFKIFTEGFKVPEGEAYAAVESPRGELGCYIVSDGSSRPYRMHIRAPSFYNIQALPHLMHGGLVADAVAVISSVDPIMGEVDR from the coding sequence ATGGCGGCCGCAGCGGAGCGTCTGCGGGAGCAGGGCGCGGTGTTGCGGTTGTCGGAGGCTGATGCCGCTGCGCATGCCGAGCTCGAGCGGGCACCTGAAGACGAGACCATGATCATCAACATGGGGCCGCAGCATCCCAGCACGCATGGCGTGCTGCGGCTCATGCTCGAGCTGCAAGGCGAAACCGTGCTGCGATGCAAGCCGGTCATCGGCTACCTGCACACCGGGATGGAGTGGACCGGCGAGGAGCTCACCTACCTCCAGGGCCCCACCAACGTGACCCGCATGGACTACGCGTCGCCGCTGTTCAACGAGCTCGTGTTCTCGATGTGCGTGGAGAAGCTCCTCGGGATCGAGGTTCCCCCCCGTGCCGTTTGGATCCGCATGTTGATGACCGAGCTCAACCGCATCGCCTCACACCTGCTGTTCCTGGCCACCAACGGCATGGACCTGGGCGCGGTCTCGATGATGCTCTACGGCTGGCGCGAGCGCGAGGAGGTCCTCCGCTTCTTCCAGACGGTGACGGGGTTGCGGATGAACCACAACTACATCCGACCCGGAGGCGTGGCCGCTGATCTCCCATCGGGTTGGCGTGACGGGGTGCTCCGGCTGCTCGAGATGATCCCACCGCGACTCGAGGAGTACGACACGCTGATGACCGGGCAACCCATCTGGCGGGAGCGTCTGCAAGGTGTCGGCGTGATCACCGCCGAGGAGTGTCTGGCGTTGGGGGTCACCGGCCCCATCCTGCGGTCGACCGGCTACGCGTGGGACCTGCGCCGCGACATGCCCTACCTGGCGTACGACGAGGTCGACTTCGACGTGGTCGTCGGCACCTTCGGTGACTCGTTCGACCGGTACGCGATCCGCCTCAACGAGATTCGTGAGTCGATCCGCATCGTGCACCAGGTCCTCGACCGCATGCCCGGCGGTGACTACCGGATCCAGGACAAGAAGGTCACGCCACCACCGCGCGCTCGGATCGACGAGTCGATGGAGGCGCTGATCCACCACTTCAAGATCTTCACCGAGGGGTTCAAGGTTCCCGAGGGCGAGGCGTACGCGGCGGTCGAATCTCCGAGAGGCGAGCTCGGCTGCTACATCGTGAGCGACGGCTCGTCGCGCCCCTACCGGATGCACATCCGGGCCCCGAGCTTCTACAACATCCAGGCCTTGCCCCATCTCATGCACGGAGGCCTGGTCGCCGACGCGGTGGCCGTGATCTCCTCGGTCGACCCGATCATGGGCGAGGTCGATCGCTGA
- the nuoG gene encoding NADH-quinone oxidoreductase subunit NuoG — MADQTSDVVGEQATEGVPVTINGKELLALDGELLIEAAERHGIYIPRFCYHPRMTPVGMCRMCLVEVDTGRGAALQPSCMLTCTPGMVVETESDVAKKAQEGVLEFLLINHPLDCPVCDKGGECPLQDQTMAYGPGESRFIEEKRHYEKPLPISDLVLLDRERCILCDRCTRFADTVAGDPLIQFINRGGNTEVNTFPGQPFASYFSGNTVQICPVGALTSVDYRFRARPWDLEETESTCQGCAVGCRMAVQSSRNQVLRYVGLDVDDINWGWLCDKGRYSLQAVNHEDRLGVPLLRRGDELVPTRWNDAYEQAASAIRSALEARGPAGVAVLGGARLSDESAYAWAKLAKGVIGTDNVDAQLGDGLPAELVLGLPRATIDEACTPGGSVILLCPDLKEELPVLFLRLRHAVVNDGVTVIDCHPHANGFTALAAVSLPARPGEQAEVAKVLTGALGTDREVAGVAPDRLARARALLDAAQGPITVVLGRQSIGESGAAIADAASVLLSGLPGVRFLSALRRANVHGALEMGLAPGVLPGRVSLEAGRSWYATHWPGVPEARGLDALGMLRAAAAGEIGALILLGADPLTDFPDRKLAEDALAGAASVIAVDQFLTRSSRRAGVVFPAAGFAEVAGSTTNLEGRSLPLGQRVTPPGTAQPDWVIAAEIARRLGTDLAITSVHDAQDEIRRLAPSRAASGVAGGVELPLLLEHLPAPVADPPPVDSYSLRLVATRKLYDEGVLVQHAASLSALAPGTVLRVNGYDFDRLGVEEGSVVRVKSPRGSINVEIRIDNGIPRGSAAIAVNQPGVPVAELIDASERVTDVRIERGDT, encoded by the coding sequence ATGGCTGACCAGACCAGCGACGTCGTGGGCGAGCAGGCCACCGAGGGTGTGCCGGTGACCATCAACGGCAAGGAGCTCCTGGCGCTCGACGGCGAGCTGCTCATCGAGGCCGCCGAGCGCCATGGGATCTACATCCCGCGGTTCTGCTACCACCCCCGCATGACCCCGGTCGGCATGTGCCGGATGTGCCTGGTCGAGGTCGATACCGGCCGCGGTGCGGCGTTGCAGCCGAGCTGCATGCTCACCTGCACACCGGGGATGGTCGTCGAGACCGAGTCCGACGTGGCCAAGAAGGCGCAGGAGGGGGTACTCGAGTTCCTGCTCATCAACCATCCGCTCGACTGCCCGGTGTGCGACAAGGGCGGCGAGTGCCCCCTCCAGGACCAGACGATGGCCTATGGCCCGGGCGAGAGCCGGTTCATCGAGGAGAAGCGGCACTACGAGAAGCCGCTCCCGATCAGCGACTTGGTGCTGCTCGATCGCGAGCGGTGCATCCTGTGCGATCGCTGCACGCGGTTCGCGGACACCGTCGCCGGTGATCCGCTGATCCAGTTCATCAACCGTGGTGGCAACACCGAGGTGAACACCTTCCCCGGTCAGCCGTTCGCCTCCTACTTCAGCGGCAACACGGTGCAGATCTGTCCGGTGGGAGCGCTCACCTCCGTCGACTACCGGTTCCGGGCCCGCCCGTGGGACCTGGAGGAGACGGAGTCCACCTGCCAGGGCTGCGCGGTGGGCTGCCGCATGGCGGTGCAGTCCTCCCGTAACCAGGTCCTGCGGTACGTCGGGCTCGACGTCGACGACATCAACTGGGGCTGGTTGTGCGACAAGGGGCGCTACAGCCTCCAGGCGGTCAACCACGAGGATCGGCTCGGTGTCCCGCTGCTGCGGCGTGGGGACGAGCTGGTGCCCACCCGATGGAACGACGCCTACGAGCAGGCCGCAAGCGCCATCCGCTCTGCACTCGAGGCTCGTGGACCGGCTGGCGTGGCGGTGCTGGGCGGTGCCCGGCTGAGCGATGAGAGCGCCTACGCCTGGGCGAAGCTCGCCAAGGGGGTCATCGGCACCGACAACGTCGACGCCCAGCTCGGCGACGGCCTCCCGGCCGAACTGGTGCTCGGCTTGCCCCGTGCCACCATCGACGAGGCGTGCACGCCCGGCGGCAGCGTGATCCTCCTCTGTCCCGATCTCAAGGAGGAGCTGCCGGTCCTGTTCCTGCGCCTTCGGCACGCGGTGGTCAACGACGGCGTGACCGTCATCGACTGCCACCCTCACGCCAACGGGTTCACGGCGCTCGCGGCGGTGTCGCTGCCCGCCCGCCCGGGGGAGCAGGCGGAGGTGGCGAAGGTCCTCACCGGGGCCCTCGGCACCGACCGTGAGGTCGCCGGAGTCGCCCCGGACCGCCTCGCACGGGCCAGAGCCCTCCTCGATGCGGCGCAGGGCCCGATCACCGTGGTGCTGGGACGACAGAGCATCGGCGAGTCAGGGGCTGCCATCGCTGATGCCGCCTCCGTGCTGCTGTCAGGCCTACCAGGGGTGCGGTTCCTCAGCGCCCTGCGGCGAGCGAACGTGCACGGCGCTCTAGAGATGGGTCTGGCGCCGGGCGTGCTGCCGGGCCGGGTCAGCCTGGAGGCGGGTCGGTCCTGGTACGCCACTCACTGGCCGGGTGTGCCCGAGGCCAGAGGGCTCGACGCGCTCGGCATGCTCCGAGCAGCCGCGGCGGGTGAGATCGGGGCTCTGATCCTGCTGGGTGCTGATCCGCTCACCGACTTCCCGGACCGCAAGCTCGCCGAGGACGCGCTCGCCGGCGCAGCGAGCGTGATCGCCGTCGACCAGTTCCTCACCCGTTCGTCTCGCCGTGCGGGTGTGGTCTTCCCGGCGGCGGGCTTCGCCGAGGTGGCGGGGTCCACCACCAATCTCGAGGGCAGGAGCCTGCCGCTGGGCCAGCGGGTCACTCCGCCGGGCACCGCGCAGCCCGACTGGGTGATCGCGGCGGAGATCGCCCGGCGATTGGGAACCGACCTGGCCATCACCTCCGTGCACGACGCGCAGGACGAGATCCGTCGTCTCGCGCCGTCGCGCGCCGCCAGCGGTGTCGCCGGGGGGGTCGAGCTCCCATTGCTGCTCGAGCATCTGCCGGCGCCGGTCGCCGATCCCCCTCCGGTCGACAGCTACTCGTTGCGGCTCGTGGCCACCCGCAAGCTCTACGACGAGGGGGTCCTCGTCCAGCACGCCGCCTCCTTGTCAGCCCTTGCCCCCGGCACCGTCCTGCGGGTGAACGGCTACGACTTCGATCGTCTCGGCGTCGAGGAGGGATCCGTCGTCCGGGTCAAGTCCCCCCGAGGGAGCATCAACGTCGAGATCCGCATCGACAACGGCATCCCCCGGGGGTCTGCTGCGATCGCGGTGAACCAGCCGGGCGTGCCGGTGGCCGAGCTGATCGACGCCTCCGAACGGGTCACCGACGTGCGGATCGAGAGGGGTGACACATGA
- the nuoF gene encoding NADH-quinone oxidoreductase subunit NuoF, which yields MAITDAPKIVTSRFRYDDAHTLARYEATGGYQALRKALAMPPAAVVEEVKAASLLGRGGAGFPAGVKWGFCPPGVWPRYLVVNGDESEPGTYKDRMLMERDPHQIIEGVLIASYAVGCSQAFLYVRGEMALAQERIAAALNEAYAAGYVGRNILGSEFSLDIVLHWGAGAYIVGEETALIESLEGERGMPRLKPPYFPAAKGLYLQPTIVNNIETLSNVPWIVANGAEAFSALGAETSKGTRLFAVSGHVANPGVFEVEYGVTTFRDLIYAPVYAGGIRGDRQLKAFIPGGASSPWFFEEHLDLPLEKVTVDRAGSMLGSGAIVVMDETTDAVRACHRVVRFFAAESCGKCTPCREGTTWLERILKRILDGQGRASDLELLLDVADNISPGITWPPKQTTICPLGPSAVSPVASAIRRFRHEFEAHIARNPKASGAVDATGSGAARPAALETPVPFGGHHG from the coding sequence ATGGCGATCACCGACGCACCGAAGATCGTCACCAGCCGCTTCCGCTACGACGACGCTCACACGCTGGCTCGTTACGAGGCGACGGGTGGATACCAGGCCTTGCGCAAGGCGCTGGCCATGCCACCCGCAGCCGTGGTCGAGGAGGTGAAGGCGGCGAGCCTGCTCGGACGTGGCGGCGCGGGGTTCCCGGCCGGTGTGAAGTGGGGGTTCTGCCCACCGGGGGTGTGGCCCCGCTACCTGGTGGTCAACGGCGACGAGAGCGAGCCCGGTACCTACAAGGACCGCATGCTCATGGAGCGAGACCCACACCAGATCATCGAAGGGGTGCTGATCGCCTCCTACGCCGTCGGTTGCAGCCAGGCCTTCCTGTACGTGCGGGGCGAGATGGCTCTGGCACAGGAGCGGATCGCGGCCGCACTCAACGAGGCCTATGCCGCTGGCTACGTCGGCCGCAACATCCTGGGCTCCGAGTTCTCCCTCGACATCGTCCTGCACTGGGGAGCGGGCGCGTACATCGTCGGGGAGGAGACGGCCCTGATCGAGAGCCTGGAGGGCGAGCGCGGGATGCCTCGCCTGAAGCCGCCGTACTTCCCAGCAGCAAAGGGCCTCTACCTGCAGCCGACGATCGTCAACAACATCGAGACGCTGTCGAACGTGCCCTGGATCGTCGCCAACGGGGCGGAGGCGTTCAGCGCGCTCGGCGCGGAGACGTCGAAGGGCACCCGCCTGTTCGCGGTGTCAGGGCACGTCGCGAACCCCGGGGTGTTCGAAGTCGAGTACGGCGTCACCACGTTCCGCGACCTGATCTACGCACCCGTTTATGCGGGCGGCATCCGCGGTGATCGCCAGCTCAAGGCCTTCATCCCCGGGGGCGCGTCGTCCCCGTGGTTCTTCGAGGAGCACCTCGACCTGCCGCTCGAGAAGGTGACGGTCGACCGGGCGGGATCGATGCTCGGCTCGGGAGCCATCGTGGTCATGGACGAGACCACCGATGCGGTCAGGGCCTGCCACCGGGTTGTGCGCTTCTTCGCAGCCGAGTCCTGCGGCAAGTGCACCCCGTGCCGGGAAGGCACGACCTGGCTCGAACGCATCCTCAAGCGCATCCTCGACGGTCAGGGACGGGCGAGCGATCTGGAGTTGTTGCTGGACGTGGCTGACAACATCAGCCCGGGCATCACGTGGCCACCGAAGCAGACCACCATCTGCCCGCTGGGGCCCTCAGCGGTCTCACCGGTTGCATCGGCGATCCGGCGCTTCCGCCACGAGTTCGAGGCTCACATCGCACGCAACCCGAAGGCCAGCGGCGCCGTCGATGCCACCGGTTCCGGTGCGGCGAGACCCGCCGCGCTCGAGACCCCGGTGCCGTTCGGAGGCCACCATGGCTGA